Proteins encoded in a region of the Poecilia reticulata strain Guanapo linkage group LG14, Guppy_female_1.0+MT, whole genome shotgun sequence genome:
- the zcchc10 gene encoding zinc finger CCHC domain-containing protein 10 isoform X3: MATPMHRIIARRQAEANKQHVRCQKCLEMGHWTYECTGKRKYLHRPSRTVEMKKKLKENENKPLSITGAKDLSNDSSNDSDDSSSDSSDSSDSSSSSSDSDSSSSSSSSSSSSPSSESSDSESSSDSDEGPPKKKKKKK, from the exons ATGGCGACTCCCATGCACAGAATAATTGCGAGGAGACAAGC GGAGGCAAACAAACAACATGTGCGATGCCAGAAGTGCTTGGAGATGGGACACTGGACATATGAGTGCACCGGGAAACGAAAATATTTGCACAGGCCATCAAGAACAGTTGagatgaagaagaagctgaaggaaaatgaaaacaaacctcTCAGCATCACAGG GGCAAAAGACTTGAGCAACGACAGCAGCAACGACTCAGACGACTCGTCCAGTGACTCATCAGACAGCAGCgactcctccagctcctcttcAGACAGCGAcagctcttcctcctcttcttcctcctcctcctcatccccTTCATCAGAGAGCTCAGACTCGGAAAGCAGCAGCGATTCAGATGAGGGACctccaaaaaagaagaaaaagaagaaataa
- the zcchc10 gene encoding zinc finger CCHC domain-containing protein 10 isoform X1: protein MATPMHRIIARRQAEANKQHVRCQKCLEMGHWTYECTGKRKYLHRPSRTVEMKKKLKENENKPLSITGRPGGESSIEKKIKKKAKDLSNDSSNDSDDSSSDSSDSSDSSSSSSDSDSSSSSSSSSSSSPSSESSDSESSSDSDEGPPKKKKKKK from the exons ATGGCGACTCCCATGCACAGAATAATTGCGAGGAGACAAGC GGAGGCAAACAAACAACATGTGCGATGCCAGAAGTGCTTGGAGATGGGACACTGGACATATGAGTGCACCGGGAAACGAAAATATTTGCACAGGCCATCAAGAACAGTTGagatgaagaagaagctgaaggaaaatgaaaacaaacctcTCAGCATCACAGG CAGACCAGGAGGAGAAAGCTccattgaaaagaaaatcaaaaagaa GGCAAAAGACTTGAGCAACGACAGCAGCAACGACTCAGACGACTCGTCCAGTGACTCATCAGACAGCAGCgactcctccagctcctcttcAGACAGCGAcagctcttcctcctcttcttcctcctcctcctcatccccTTCATCAGAGAGCTCAGACTCGGAAAGCAGCAGCGATTCAGATGAGGGACctccaaaaaagaagaaaaagaagaaataa
- the zcchc10 gene encoding zinc finger CCHC domain-containing protein 10 isoform X2: MATPMHRIIARRQAEANKQHVRCQKCLEMGHWTYECTGKRKYLHRPSRTVEMKKKLKENENKPLSITGPGGESSIEKKIKKKAKDLSNDSSNDSDDSSSDSSDSSDSSSSSSDSDSSSSSSSSSSSSPSSESSDSESSSDSDEGPPKKKKKKK; encoded by the exons ATGGCGACTCCCATGCACAGAATAATTGCGAGGAGACAAGC GGAGGCAAACAAACAACATGTGCGATGCCAGAAGTGCTTGGAGATGGGACACTGGACATATGAGTGCACCGGGAAACGAAAATATTTGCACAGGCCATCAAGAACAGTTGagatgaagaagaagctgaaggaaaatgaaaacaaacctcTCAGCATCACAGG ACCAGGAGGAGAAAGCTccattgaaaagaaaatcaaaaagaa GGCAAAAGACTTGAGCAACGACAGCAGCAACGACTCAGACGACTCGTCCAGTGACTCATCAGACAGCAGCgactcctccagctcctcttcAGACAGCGAcagctcttcctcctcttcttcctcctcctcctcatccccTTCATCAGAGAGCTCAGACTCGGAAAGCAGCAGCGATTCAGATGAGGGACctccaaaaaagaagaaaaagaagaaataa